TGAGATCATTGGCTGTCTGTACCGACCAGTACAAAGTGACGTTATTGAGTTTttggcattaattcatgagaaagacttggtttgaaccaatAAGCATGCTCTATTGTGAACGAGAtggaacttcattaatatgcatgatatagttTCGAAGACTCTTTTTATCTGTTGCAGTGTTTAGAGAagcgccacgttgtgttgccaacaagtagaagaattgtttggagacatgggtcatcagtattgcatttataaatgtgctaaAGCAaaagttttgtttccatttccctgtGATTAGAACACAGCTcgaaaatatgtttgtaagatttttttttttactcgagagcttttcGAATGTGGAAATTGTGAAATCTGGATTTTATGGTGACAGCCACCTCACTAATAGCAAAACTCTCACTAACAACAGGAGCTTCTGAATCATATAGCCATTTgtactgaaatttttttttagcattactattttatttaaataaaaaaaaaaattggccaaAAATGTATTATCAGTGAATCCGTATCtaacacttctcaaatgatctttATGTTTCTGTCAAAGGCTGACCGAGGTCACCGGAGGTCACACCACAGAGCCCGAGCTCCTTTTTTCAGGAGGGAAAGACCCATCAGCTTACAAAGAATGGCTGGCGTCCCTGCCGCAAAACCCAGATGTGATTTCTCACTCTCTGGAGTCCCTGCACGAGCTGATCCCCACCAAATACCCAGTGCGCAAACACATGCGCCAAGCCATCCACGACTACATCCTGGAAAATTCCCTTTGGAGGAACTGCACCGACCCCTGCACTAATGGCGTCAAAACCAACCCAAACAATCCATGTGTCTGCACTTGCCACAACAAACCCGGAATCACACCAGACTGTTGCCCGTCCAAACGTGGACTCTCTCGGGTGCAGGTCACGGTCGTTAAGGCTCAAGATCTTTGGGGTGACACAACCACAGCGACCGATGGCTATGTTAAAGTGTTCGACAAAAATAACGTGAAGATTGGATCCACAAATATGATACCGAATAACAATTCACCCTACTGGGGGCAAACCTTCGATCTGGGTGATGTCATCCTGGCAGAGAATGACAATATCAAACTGGAGGTGTGGGATGAAGACAGTAAATGGGATGACGATTTGTTGGGAACCTGTCAGGTAGCCATAAAAGTAGATCAGAGTCAGACCTACAATTTCTGCAGTTTGAATCATGGTTTGCTCTATTACAATACAAAAGTGACATGCGCCCCCGGTTTGGCTGGCACCTATTGTGAAAAGTATGTGGGTTCCCCCATGAACTTTCACCTGGAGAAGGTTTACGTGTCTCGAAATGCACGACCTGTGCCACCAGAAATACTTTTAAGCCATGGAGTGCTTCTGGACAGACTTTACGTATATCACAAGACAAATTACAATAATACAGTTTTGTAGATACTTTGGCTCTGGATGAGATTATGTGGCTATTTGCAATATATCCTGATTCTTGCTTGTATTTATTACTATACGATTATTATATTTAATCTAATTCTTGCATAATACATATTTAGGCTATACCATtcttagaagttttttttttttgcatatgtctGGGTGATTCTACAATTGCAGTAAGGGTGTACTCAATACTATGCTattgtaccgtgcccaggcccgtttcccggatttgagaagtgtgagtgcgctgaaacGGGCTCACTTTGGCCCAGTACACTTGTGTGCgagtttcatatggatttattaatcaaccttactgttcagtgaacgcaaactgttgtagttattaaagatgcaaacccctcactgcaccacagctgcacaccttcagcaaacctcctcattcctgcagcacaaaggcttaatgattgtttatgagcatcaaaagtggctgatctgttcggcgaaatatctgactgcgtgtcatcgcatccctaaggactaaagcgatataactagagaaatctccactgttctgagtgagagcgcttctcactgaacagcacagcatcgatgacgtaagcgtgcccaggcccgaatgtaatgtgagtgcgggccgtcgggggaggcGGGAGGgtggacaagcatgctttggcccggttcgagacagctgtacatagtgtgagtacagcctattTCTACAATTGTcagtgacttgtttttttttaaagttatatttgTAATTAATATAAAACTTTGTCTTGTTATAGATTGTTGTATAGAAGTTATTGCGAGTTTTTGGGTAATATTTAGTAATTCTTTTCATAATTTGTCACTTAAAGTCATGCCCAATCGGGTTGTCATCGTCCTAACCTTCGACCATCGCCCGTTCCACAATGCACTGGCCCCTCACGGCTCCCCCTGCAGGTAGCAGACTTGCAGTAGGATCGCTTCTTCGGGTTAAGCCCAGTCAGGTTCCGTGGGAAAAAACCCAGCCACCATGCGCTCGCATACGAGCAGCAACCTTAGGCCTGGCTCCAGGGTGAGGCCCCGGCAGCGTCATACCAAGCGACATGACGGTCCTTGCTGTTACTAAACTCATAAGAACTTTTTGAACAGCACTTAGTCACCTAAGACCTTTTTGCCTTGGGAGACCCTACCAGGGGCATTAGCCCCCGACAACATAGCTCTTAGGATCACTCAGGTACTTAAACCCCTCCACCACGATAAGGTGGCAGTTCATGGAGGAGTATAGAGTTTCACAAGTGTGACACGGTTAGGATGGGAGTCAGCACCTCGAAGTCCGAGGCCATgatgctccaccggaaaaaggtggttagccatctccaggttggagaaaAATCCTTACCCCAAGTGGAAGAGTTCAAGTATCttagggttttgttcacaagtgaggtaAGGAtagaacgtgagattgacaggtggattggtgcagtg
This portion of the Danio rerio strain Tuebingen ecotype United States chromosome 3, GRCz12tu, whole genome shotgun sequence genome encodes:
- the prf1.1 gene encoding perforin-1.1 precursor, translated to MRAGLFFYLLLPVVQSCTKGKPKECEEATFAPGSNLAGEGYDVIKMQRKGAFVINTDVWRQKDKSCTLCKNPYMDGALQKLPLSVVDWRTSQKCTVKVSSSLYHSSEDLVSSSASSIENNWGASLGIEAKKTTGSIVLAGSKSKLAEYSMEKTKKDKFNFASQSISCAYYSYRVSNKPVLHPEFKRSVKELPKTYNLQFKPRFYKFINTFGTHYITKVTLGGNVHSVTSIRQCETALQGLSTDEVKACLDLEANMSILGKADMKAESKHCSQNQDKTESKTSFSSRFNDRLTEVTGGHTTEPELLFSGGKDPSAYKEWLASLPQNPDVISHSLESLHELIPTKYPVRKHMRQAIHDYILENSLWRNCTDPCTNGVKTNPNNPCVCTCHNKPGITPDCCPSKRGLSRVQVTVVKAQDLWGDTTTATDGYVKVFDKNNVKIGSTNMIPNNNSPYWGQTFDLGDVILAENDNIKLEVWDEDSKWDDDLLGTCQVAIKVDQSQTYNFCSLNHGLLYYNTKVTCAPGLAGTYCEKYVGSPMNFHLEKVYVSRNARPVPPEILLSHGVLLDRLYVYHKTNYNNTVL